The Camelus bactrianus isolate YW-2024 breed Bactrian camel chromosome 12, ASM4877302v1, whole genome shotgun sequence genome includes a window with the following:
- the CCDC59 gene encoding thyroid transcription factor 1-associated protein 26 isoform X4, which produces MAPVRPAARWRRESFGTHGEGVSSVGFRNKNVKHRTWRPNHAQAFVGSVREGQGFAFRRKLKIQQSYKKLLWREKKAQTSQESQFTDRYPDHLKHLYLAEDERLRKQVRKVKQPLLEQVDQPLSEEQVTQPLREEQCSTDQALSEEHCSIEQPQPGQRCSVRVNSITIPKKNKKKTSNQKAQEEYERIQAKRAAKKQL; this is translated from the exons ATGGCGCCGGTAAGGCCGGCTGCAAGGTGGCGAAGAGAGAGTTTTGGGACGCATGGTGAAGGAGTTTCATCGGTTGGATTCAGAAATAAGAATGTGAAACACAGGACGTGGCGACCTAACCATGCGCAGGCCTTCGTGGGGAGCGTTCGCGAAG GACAAGGCTTTGCATTTCGAAGAAAACTAAAGATCCAGCAAAGTTACAAGAAATTGCTATGGAGAGAAAAGAAGGCTCAAACCTCACAGGAATCCCAATTCACAGACCGATACCCTGATCATCTGAAACATCTCTATTTAGCTGAAGACGAAAGACTTAGGAAGCAAGTTAGAAAAGTTAAGCAGCCTTTGTTAGAACAAGTTGACCAGCCTCTGTCAGAAGAACAAGTTACTCAGCCTTTGCGGGAAGAGCAGTGTAGCACTGACCAAGCTTTGTCTGAAGAACATTGTAGCATTGAGCAGCCTCAGCCAGGACAACGGTGTAGCGTAAGAGTGAA CTCCATTACTATtccaaagaagaataaaaagaaaacatcaaatcAAAAAGCACAGGAAGAATATGAGCGGATACAAGCTAAGCGTGCTGCTAAGAAACAA
- the CCDC59 gene encoding thyroid transcription factor 1-associated protein 26 isoform X2, giving the protein MAPVRPAARWRRESFGTHGEGVSSVGFRNKNVKHRTWRPNHAQAFVGSVREGQGFAFRRKLKIQQSYKKLLWREKKAQTSQESQFTDRYPDHLKHLYLAEDERLRKQVRKVKQPLLEQVDQPLSEEQVTQPLREEQCSTDQALSEEHCSIEQPQPGQRCSVRVNSITIPKKNKKKTSNQKAQEEYERIQAKRAAKKQEFERRKQEREEAQRLYKKKKMETFKILSKKTKKGQPNLNLQMEYLLKKIQEKN; this is encoded by the exons ATGGCGCCGGTAAGGCCGGCTGCAAGGTGGCGAAGAGAGAGTTTTGGGACGCATGGTGAAGGAGTTTCATCGGTTGGATTCAGAAATAAGAATGTGAAACACAGGACGTGGCGACCTAACCATGCGCAGGCCTTCGTGGGGAGCGTTCGCGAAG GACAAGGCTTTGCATTTCGAAGAAAACTAAAGATCCAGCAAAGTTACAAGAAATTGCTATGGAGAGAAAAGAAGGCTCAAACCTCACAGGAATCCCAATTCACAGACCGATACCCTGATCATCTGAAACATCTCTATTTAGCTGAAGACGAAAGACTTAGGAAGCAAGTTAGAAAAGTTAAGCAGCCTTTGTTAGAACAAGTTGACCAGCCTCTGTCAGAAGAACAAGTTACTCAGCCTTTGCGGGAAGAGCAGTGTAGCACTGACCAAGCTTTGTCTGAAGAACATTGTAGCATTGAGCAGCCTCAGCCAGGACAACGGTGTAGCGTAAGAGTGAA CTCCATTACTATtccaaagaagaataaaaagaaaacatcaaatcAAAAAGCACAGGAAGAATATGAGCGGATACAAGCTAAGCGTGCTGCTAAGAAACAA GAATTTGAGaggagaaagcaagagagagaagaagCTCAAAGGctctataaaaagaagaaaatggaaacgtTCAAAATACTGAGTAAAAAGACTAAAAAGGGCCAACCAAACTTGAATTTACAGATGGAGTAtcttctgaaaaaaatacaagaaaaaaattaa
- the CCDC59 gene encoding thyroid transcription factor 1-associated protein 26 isoform X3, whose amino-acid sequence MAPVRPAARWRRESFGTHGEGVSSVGFRNKNVKHRTWRPNHAQAFVGSVREGQGFAFRRKLKIQQSYKKLLWREKKAQTSQESQFTDRYPDHLKHLYLAEDERLRKQVRKVKQPLLEQVDQPLSEEQVTQPLREEQCSTDQALSEEHCSIEQPQPGQRCSVRVNSITIPKKNKKKTSNQKAQEEYERIQAKRAAKKQLYSLCN is encoded by the exons ATGGCGCCGGTAAGGCCGGCTGCAAGGTGGCGAAGAGAGAGTTTTGGGACGCATGGTGAAGGAGTTTCATCGGTTGGATTCAGAAATAAGAATGTGAAACACAGGACGTGGCGACCTAACCATGCGCAGGCCTTCGTGGGGAGCGTTCGCGAAG GACAAGGCTTTGCATTTCGAAGAAAACTAAAGATCCAGCAAAGTTACAAGAAATTGCTATGGAGAGAAAAGAAGGCTCAAACCTCACAGGAATCCCAATTCACAGACCGATACCCTGATCATCTGAAACATCTCTATTTAGCTGAAGACGAAAGACTTAGGAAGCAAGTTAGAAAAGTTAAGCAGCCTTTGTTAGAACAAGTTGACCAGCCTCTGTCAGAAGAACAAGTTACTCAGCCTTTGCGGGAAGAGCAGTGTAGCACTGACCAAGCTTTGTCTGAAGAACATTGTAGCATTGAGCAGCCTCAGCCAGGACAACGGTGTAGCGTAAGAGTGAA CTCCATTACTATtccaaagaagaataaaaagaaaacatcaaatcAAAAAGCACAGGAAGAATATGAGCGGATACAAGCTAAGCGTGCTGCTAAGAAACAA CTTTACAGTTTGTGTAATTAA